CTTGAGCACAGTGTCGATATCTGGCTGTTCCACCACAACATCAGGGGTGATGCCTTTCTTGTGGATATCGGTTCCATTTGGCGTCAGATATTTAGCTGTAGTGATTGCCACAGCGGAGCCGTCTTGCAGCGGCATAATAGTCTGAACCCGCCCTTTACCGAATGTTGTCACTCCGACCAGTGTGCCTGCTTTATCGTCTTTTATTGCTCCCGATACAATTTCTGATGCGCTCGCGCTGCTACTATCTACCAGCACAACCAATGGATAGCGTTTATGGTTATGCTTATCCTCTTCTACGTATAACGGGTTGCGCTGTCCACCGCGTTCCTGGATTATCACAACAGGACCGCTCTCGATAAACCGGCTGCCGATATCCACTGCGACCTGTAGGAGACCGCCGGGATTGCCCCTCAAATCGAGTATCAATCCTTTCAGATGCTTCTTTTCAAGCTCACCCATTGCTTTATCGAACTGCTCATCACTCTTTTCATTAAACTGATAGAGGCGGATATAACCTATGCCGCTTTTTTCATCGATCATTCTCGAACGCACTTTCTGGAACTGGACTACCTGGCGAGTAATCACAATGTCCAGCATTTTTGCACGTCCTGGGCGTCTGATTGTGAGTTTGACTTTTGTGCCTGCCTTGCCCCGAATCAACTTAACCACATCTTCTATATCGATTCCCTTGATCGATTTTCCATCAACAGCATTGATTACATCGTTGCTCTTGACGCCAGCCCGCTGCGCGGGTGTATCAGGCAACGGTTCCTTGATATAGACCTCACCTTTTTTGTTTGTGTCCAATTGAGCGCCGATTCCGGTAAAAGTGCCCTCATTTTCTTCACGCATACTTTTATATTCGTCCGGATCCATAAATCGCGTGAAAGGGTCGCCCAGCGCATGAAGTGTGCCTCTGATGGCGCTATAAGTAAGCTCTCTTTCGTCTACCTTATCGCCATAATAGTCGGCTTTCAAGCGCTCCATGACCGAAGAATATGTATCGATAAGAGGCAGTGTTATTTTATCTGATTTGTTGTCACTGCTGCCCTGCGCGTTCTCGATCTTCTGAGGCAGTAATTGAAGAGATGCGACCAGTTTGGAAATATTGAATCCGCTTGCTCGAACATCTTCGGCAATAAATCCCATCCCAAATGCTGCGCACAGCAATAATATAATTAAAATGACCTGTGCGATCCGTGTTCTTTTCATCAAGCTTAACTCCTATTTCCATTGGCGGCGAGCAGCTTGACGGCTTCATTTAGCTGCGTATCATTCTTATCGCCGGATGCTACGTCGACATCAACTGAAATCCCTTTACCGGTGAAGTCGTTGCCTTTACTTGTAAGTAGTTTGCCGGTTGTCATAAGAACTGCGGAGCCATCTTTTTGCTCTATCAAAGTCACATATGCTGAATCGCCATAGGTCTTTTTGCCGACTAGCCGAGCTGTTCCATTTTCTTTTAGGGCCGCAGCCAACACTTCGGCTGTACGTGCAGTGCTCGAATCCACAAGGACTATCACAGGTTTATTCCAGGCTGTGCTTGGATTTCCTGCGATCTCAATATTCGACTTTCTGTCCCTGGATTTTTGCAGAATTGCAAACCTTTTGCCTGGTGTCAATTGCTTTGCAACTGAAAGCGCTGATTCCACATTACCGCTTGCACACTGGCGCAAGTCGAGGACAAGCCCGCTCACGCTACTGGACCTGAAGCTGTTTATTGCTGAAGCAAAGTCATCTTCCACACCAGGCCGCAGGCAGTTTATCTTTACATATCCAATTTGACCATTGTCAATTATTGAACTTGCTAAAGCCGCCAGGGTGATCTTTCGCGGTTGCAGCTTTATCGTCAGCTCTTTTGCTGAATTATTACGTTTCACGGTCAGTTCGACAGTCTTATTGTCTTCCGAAAGCAAAAGGTCTTGAGCGTCCATTATTGCGATGCCGTTATCAATTCTCTGCTGTTCGGATTTGAGCTGTTTTCGCAATTTGTTGCGATCAATTTTCCCGTTCAAATTATCCTTGACCAGCTTATTTGCCCTCATATAGGGATCGAAAGGAAGCACAATTTTACCGTTGACATTGATGATATCGTCTCCACTTTTAAGTCCCGCATCTGCTGCCGGTCCGGTTGGAATAGGGGTGATCACTATCAGGTGTTCCTCGGTGAGGCCATCGGTTTTAATTCGTTTTATACCGAGCATTGCCCCTATCCCATGAAATTTTCCATCTTGCGCATCCAGAATCAGTTTTTTCTGATCCGGATCTGTAAATCTAGTATTTGGGTCTCCTAATGAGGATAGCATTGCGCGCAAGGCATCATATGTCATAAGTCCTTCGTCTTTCTTTGTCAACTGCTCGACATAGTGCTCACGGAGGTTCTGCACCACCACATACAGTGTTTGTATGGGTTGGAAATTTATGTCTGCACCCTGCAAGTTGACGGCGGCGATTCGTGTCCCCTGTATCAATGATGGGAATTTCTTCTCTACAAGCGCAGTATTCTCTCTTGCGGTAATGCCAAGTCTTACTGTGTATCCTGCCGTGAAACACAGCCCCACCAGCAAGCCTATCCCTATCCTGTAAATCGTTCGCATGTCAACCTCATTACAAAAAAATACCGGGATTGACGCCCCGGTGCAATCAATCTGGTCCAATTCTATTCCTTGTTTTGATTATACCACGCCAAGAAGGCATGTCAATTATTTCCGTCTGCCACAGAACATGACGATGTGTGCCTTATGATAGTTCTCTCCAAGCCTGTATACCGTGCAACACAAATAGAAGACGGTCGAAATTTGCAGGCATTGTCATTTTTCGATACATATTGGTTGTTTTTCGGTGGTGGGAGGCTGATTTCTCTGCTAATCTACTAAATGTAGAGGGACCAACTGGAAGCAATACAATTCTGGTATAATAAATGATGTAGTTATTGATATTTTTGCCCTTGACAACCAGCGCAAACTAACCCATAATACATAATGTAATGTAAGCAAGAGAATCATGCGGTCAAAGCATGATTATGATAAAAAGTGATAATTTGTCATTCCAATTAGCTGGCAGGCATAATGCGGCAGGGCAAATTTGATGTTAGGAAGAGGTAGATTATTATGAGGAGAGGGTTTACATTAATCGAGTTATTAGTTGTGATTGCAATCATTGCAATCCTGGCCGCTGTTCTGTATCCTGTCTTTCTTAGCGCAAAAGATCAGGCGAAGCTTGCATCGTGCAGTGCGAATCTTAAGCAGCTAGGCAATGCATATGCAATGTATGTGGACGAATATAACGGCTGGTATCCCGCAGCAGCACGCAATCTGGCGACTGATGAGGAGTTGATTGACCCACTTCATCAGGTATCAAGTGAACGAGTTTGCACATGGGATATTGCGATCTCCAAGTATGTGAAGAACTACAGTGTCTTCAAGTGTCCTTCAGACACTGTCAAACGTCCCGCGAGCACGGCGACAAGAGAAATACTGCCGCGCACCTATGTGGTAAATACCCAGCCAAGGTCGCAATACAATATTGTTAAAAGTTGGAAAGATCACAAGGCTTGGTGGTCTGCAGCCGAGATGAAGCCCAGACCGTCGCATTACATTTTACTTTTTGAAGTGGCATATACTGGCGCGTATAATATGTATGGTTCCTGGAGTTGGGCTGAAGGCGATTCCGGGACTGGTGTCGGCACGGGCACACATAAGGGCGGCAAAGTGATGAACTATCTTTTCTTCGATGGCCATGTAAAAAATATGAATCCCAAAATCGCCCGAAGTGACCCACATGGGCTATGGGGCTACCTTCCCGGCCTGGGTGATGATAGGGATGACCACTAAAAATCACATCACGCTATTCTATTCCAACAAATAGTATATTAATTTAGTTGATGTATAATTAAGTGATGGCCGTTATTATTCCGGCCATCACTTAACGTAATTCCCCGAAATAGCACACGGAGGTCTATGATGTCAAAGGTACTATCTTGCCTCGTATTATTGGGTCTGTCTTGTGTATCATCTCCCTTCGCATTTTCTCTTTCCATCACATCCGACTCGCCCGGCAACATATTTGTGGCGGGTGCTCCCGTTGGGTTCACGTTTAATGATCCCCAAGGCGCGGTCAGCTATCAGCTAACCGACTATTTTGGCAAGGTTGTAACAAGCGGCACTACAACTGCTGATATAAACCTGTCGGATATGCCTGCGGGCTGGTATGAATTGAAATGCAGCGATTCGGCGTCAGAGGTAACGACCTCAATAGGTGTCGTGCTCAATAGGGGGAAAGCGGCTCTGCCGGAGGACGGAAGGATATGCACTGATGCGGCTGCGGCATGGCTGATAGATGTCGGCAAATACAAAGACTTGGCTCGGATTATGCGATTGGCAGGCATCCCATGGGCACGTGAAAGGTTCAGTTGGACAGGGACCGAGCCGGAAAAGGGCAAGTTCGACTGGAATAAATATCAAGCTGTTGCTGATGCCTACGCTTCCGAGGGAATTCGCCTATATGAATTGTGGCATGATTCACCGAAGTGGTCTCATCCTGCCAGCAGCAGCATTTTTATCTGTCCTGATGATCTTCGCGATGTCTACGACTATGCGCGTGCGGCTTCGGGCCACTTTTCGCGTCAGGTAGAGGCCTGGGAGATATGGAACGAGCCGGACATCGAGTTCTGGTCCCAGCTCAGTGACCGTTACTCAGGTTATCTAAAGGCTGTGTATCTGGGTCTGAAAGACGGCAATCCAAAGGCATATGTGCTGCAAGGCTCATTATTGCGGGGTGTAAGCGATTTCTTGCGTGGTCTGTATGATTCCGGCACAACCGGCTATTTTGATATATTCAACTGGCACAACTATCATGAGCCCTCAACTTACATTAAAACATTGAACGATCATATGGATCTCTTGGGTCAGTATTGTTCTACAGATCGTCCAATTTGGCTGACCGAGTGTGGAATCAGACTTGATGGCACCGAGGGACCAAAAAAAGAACTGCTCAACAGAGATGACCAGCATCTTCAGTGTCAGTTTATCCCTCGCAATGCAGTTATGTCACTTGCGGCAGGTACGGATAAGAGCTTCTTCTTTGTGCTGCCCTCTTATCTGGAGCGTGGTATTCAGTTCGGTGCTCTGCATCCTGATCTTACGCCATACCCGTCATTTGTTGCACTGTCTGCTGCGGCCAACATCCTCGGCCAGTCTACCTATAAAGGTGAATACAAGACAGGCAATCATGAAATAGTCGCGCAGGTGTTTTCGACACGCACGGGCAATGTGATGGTCGCATGGTCGGACATCAAGACCCAGATGAGCGTGCCGACAGACAAAAAGAGCATTCTGATGGCGAACATATTCGGTCAGGAAAGCCATATTTCGACAGAAAAGGGCGAGTTGAATGTAAATGTTGGTCCTGATGCCATATATCTTATCGACATTGGCAAGTCTATCGAGAAAAAGCTTACCGGCAATCCCCGTCCGCGAGGCAGGCTGCCCAAGCTAAACCCGTCGCGTGTAATTGTGATGGGTCATTCTGATCTGCCGGTAATCAAGGAGGAAGACGTCTATAAGCTTACCAGCCGAAGTGCATTTGATTATAGCGTCGAGGTCTACAATTTCAGCGAAAAAAAAGCAGCAAAAGGTACGGTCGAATTGGTCGCTCCGGATGGCTGGGGCATCGAGAACCCCGTACGCCATGTAACGCTCGAACCTATGGGGCGACAGGTACTCATCTTCCAGGTAAAGCCGGGCATACTTTCGGAGGGCAGGTTTAGAATCATTGCCCATGGCAATTTCGCAAATGAAAAGGTAGCCGACTGTGTCAGTTCGTTCTGGTTCAATCTAGCGGCTGTGAAACCTGTTGCCAGTAAGCCTCTGGGCTGGAACAATATTCCAGGCCAGTGGATTCCTCTTGCGTCCCAAAACTGCTCATTGAGGATTGACGACCCAAAGCCGGGATTGCTTCGCATAAACACGAAATTTGATGACGACGGAGCCGAGCAATGGGCCTATCCTACGCTCAATTTTGCCAGGCCAGTCGACATGTCCGATTTCGATGGCATAGCTTTTGATCTCAATATGCTCGAAGACAGCTATTCTTCAATGATCCGGCTGGTCTTGGTAGAGCCAGATGGCACGAGTTATATGGGTGCGACAAAGTCCCTTGGCAAAAAGCATCGTGTCGTCCTGCTTTTCAGTGATATGAAGCCGTTTGACGCTAAAGTGCCGGATGCGAACGGACACCTTGACTTGAAAACAATATCAAAAGTCAAATTCGGCTGCACATGTGGGCGTGAGTATCTGGCTTTTGAAGTATCAAATTTCGAACTCGTGAAATTCGATTAGCTTGTATCCAGGAGAACATGTAAATGCACAAGACAATATCGGCATTGATGGTACTGTGCGCACTTTGCGGTCCCGTTTCTGCTCTGACCATAACATCCAACGCTCCATGCAATATCTTTAAGGAAGGAAGCCGTGTAAGGCTTGAAATTAAGGACGCTCAGGGAGCCGTTAGTTATCGGATATCGGATTACTTTGGCAGCAAGATAGCAGATGGGTCAACAAATGTAATTGATATAGCTGGGCTGAAACCCGGCTGGTATGAGGTCAAGTGTAAAGATTCAGCAGGGGAAACTTCCACGTCTATCGGCGTGGTAATTGACCGTGGAAACGCACCACTGCCAGAGGATGGCCGCGTATGCACCGATGTCGCCGGGGCATGGCTGGTAAAGGGAGATTCGTTCAAATCGCTCGTTCAAATGATCCATCTTGCGGGTATCCCATGGGTTCGTGAGAGATTGAGTTGGGGCGGCACAGAACGGGAGCGCGGCAATATAGACTGGGGTGAATATCAGACTCTTGCGGATTTGTATAAGGCCGAGGGTGTTCACATCTGTCAGCACTGGGGCGACTTTCCCAAATGGACTCAACTTGCAATCAAAGATAATGTCAGTCGGGGTGACCTCAGGGACTATTACCGTTACGCGCGCGCGGCTTCGAGCAATTTTGCGCATCAGATAGAGACCTGGGAGATATGGAACGAGCCGGACGGCAGTCTGCCCTATGATTTTTACGCTGGAATGGTCAAGACTGCGTATCTCGGTTTGAAGGACGGCAATCCAAGGGCAAGTGTTTTTCTGGGTTCAATTGCCAGAGGAGTCACCAATTTCACACGCGGAATATACGATTCCGGCGTCACAGACTACTTCGATACGTTCAACTGGCATATTTACAGCAAGCCCGATATATATCCGGGTGCTCTTGCTTCTCAGTTGGAACAGCTTAAAGAATTTGGCGCATCAACTCGTCCTGTATGGGTCACAGAAGCAGGCGTCGTGGTAAAGGGAACCGAAGGTCCAAGTAAACTCGAGTTGAACTCAGAGAATCAACATATTCAGTGTCAATATATGCCACGCGGCGCTGCTATGTCGCTTGCGGCGGGAAACGACAAATACTTCTTTTTCGTTCTGCCCAACTATACGGAAGGGAATATCCAGTGGGGCGCTCTGCACCCGGACATGACACCTTATCCGTCGTTTGTGGCTCTGTCTGCGGCAGCCAATATCATCGGCCAGTCAAGTTATCTGGGTGAATACAAGTCCGGCAATAATGATGTGACGGCGCAGGTATTCTCTACTCCCAAGGGCAACGTATTGGTTGCCTGGTCAGACAAAGAGTCCGAGATCATCGTTCCGACCGAAAAGCAGACGCTTCATATGGCGAATATATTCGGTCAGCAGAGTACAATTAGCTGTCCGATGGGTTATGCCAGGCTTAAGGTAGGCCCGGATGCGGTTTATCTGCTTGATGTAGGCAAGTCCATTGAAAGTAAACTGACTGGCAAGCCGCGCCCTATGGGTAAACTGCCGAAGCTCAATCCTTCACGAGTCGTGCTTGTAGGCCATGCAAACTTTCCTGTCATGAAAGAGGCGGGAGCATATAAACTTGCCGATCAAAGCGTTTTTGACTATGTCGTGGATGCATACAATTTCAACGATAAAGCCTCTGCCACAGGCACAGTAACGCTTGCCGCGCCCGAGGGTTGGATTGTCGAGGATGCCAAGCGAAATGTCGGGCTTGGAGTAATGGGGCGGGAGTCACTGACATTCAAAGTCAAACCAGGTTCACCAGGCGCAGAGTCATCCAGGCTCATAGCTAACGGCAATTTCAAGAATGAAAAAGTGGCGCCAACTATTAGTTCATTCATCTTTGACCCTGGTATGGTCGAGCCCTCTGAGCGCAAATCACTGGACTGGACAGACGCCTCGATATGGGTAAAAGAGGCTTCTCCAGTGGGCACTATCATGCTGACCAACCTGGATGCCAACACCCTGCACTTTGATTTCACATTTGCTGGCAAGGGGGACAAGTGGGCATACCCGATACTTCGCTTCCAACAGCCGCTGAATATGTCGGGCTATGATGGTCTGGCTTTCGATTTGAATGTGCCGGAGGATATGGGCTCGACGACGATGCGTATTATGTTTGTGGAGAGCAGCGGCGCTCACTATATAGCCTCCACACTTCCCACAATCGGCAAGCGGCGTGTAGTCTTTCTCTTCCAGAATCTTGAGCGTCTGGACTTCATGGGCAAGGATCCGAATGGACACTTTGATTCAGATTCGATATCATCAATAAAGCTCGGCTGCAATGCGGGGTCGGAGCATGTTGCTTTCGACGTATCCGGTTTCGAACTTGTGAAATTCAATAATCCTTAGGAGCCAAAGTTAATGATCAGGACTTTATCACTCACGGTGCTGCTGTGTTTTATAGGTGTGCCCAATGCGTTTGCTATGACGATCACATCCGATGCGCCAGGTAACACTATCAGGGCAGACGGTGCGATAACGTTACAAGTAAAAGATGCTCAGGGCAGCGTCAATTATGAATTGACCGACTACTTCGGCAGCAGCGTCAAAAGCGGCAGCGGATCAGAGATCAAAATCACCGGTCTGAAACCGGGTTGGTATCTGCTCAAATGCAAAGACAACTCAACAGAAGTATCGGCTTCAATAGGCGTTGTGATAGACAGAGGCAATGCTCCCCTGCCTGCTGATGGCCGAGTCTGCACGGATGTCGCCGGAGCTTGGCTGGTCAAGAATGAAAATCACGACACGATGGTTCGTATGATCCATCTTGCGGGCATAAGTTGGGTTCGCGAGAGGCTTGCCTGGCGAAGCACGGAAAAAGAGCGCGGCGTATTTAGCTGGGGAGTATACAGGACACTTGCGGACAAATACGCGAGAGAAGGGGTTCATATCTGTCAGATGTGGCACGACAGCCCAGAATGGTCTCATCCATCAAGCAGTAATAACATCTGTCCTGATGATCTGCGCGACCTTTATAACTTCGCTCGTGCAGCTGCAAGCGAGTTTTCGGGTCGAATAAGCGTCTGGGAAATATGGAATGAGCCGGACACCCGTCTTTTGCTGGATGCGGCCGACCGCTATTCAGGAATGGTAAAGGCGATCTATCTGGGTTATAAGGACGGTAATCCGAAGGCGACAGTGCTGCAGGGTGCGCTGCTAAAAGGGGTGACGCCGACCGAGCAATGCATGTATGAGTCCGGCACAACAGATTACTTCGACATATTCAACTGGCACATTTATGACAAACCGTCCGTGTATCCCGGCGCACTGGCGGCTCACATAGAGCTGTTGAGCAAGTATGGCGCGGCCGACCGTCCGATCTGGCTCACGGAGGCAGGCATTGCTCTTGAAGGTTCCGAAGGACCTAATAAAAAGATATTGAGCTTTGAAGACCAGCGCACTCAATGCCAGTTTATACCTCGCTTCGAGGTAATGTCGGCAGTGGCTGGCACGGACAAGAGCTTTTTCTTCGTTTTGCCGAGTTACAATGAGGGTCCGGTCCAGTGGGCAGCGCTGCAGCCGGATATGACTCCGTATCCATCTTTTCTGGCTCTCTCGGCGGCGGCAAATATTATTGGTGAGTCCACATACAAAGGTGAATACAAATCCGGCAATGATGTCGTCACGGCTCAAATGTTTTCCACTGCCAAAGGCAACGTGCTCGTAGTCTGGTCGGACAAAGACTCGGAGATTATAGTCCCGACTGACAGGGAGACGCTGCGCCTGGCAAATATTTTCGGTGCCGAGAGCACGATTGCCTGCAATAACGGCTATGTTAGGCTGAAAACTGGTCCAGAGGCTGTCTATCTGCTCGACATTGGCAAGACCATCGAGAACAAGCTGGCTGGTACGCCTCGTGCACCGGGAAGACTGCCCAAACTCAAGCCTTCCCGGATCGTGATATACGGGCATGCGAATATGGATGTTTCAAAGGTAGAGAATGCATATAAGATGGCTGACCATAGCGCTTTTGATTATACCGTGGAAGCATACAATTTCAATAATAAGACTGGAGCCAGTGGCAGTGTCGAAGTGAGTGTGCCGGATGGATGGAGCATCGGTAACCCGAAGCGCGACGTTACGTTGGAACCGATGGGACGCCAGGTACTGACGTTCAAAGTGCAGCCTGCCGGAAAGGTTGGTGATAACGAGTTCAGGGTTGTTGTGCACAGCAAATTTAAAAATGAGAAGCCTGCTCAATGTGTAAGCCTGTTCAGTTATGACCTGCTTGTTCTTCAGCCTTATGAACACAAAGCGCTGGGTTGGGCAAAGGACCCCGATAAATGGGTTCCTGATGCTTCGGAAAATTGCGCACTAAAGATGAATAATCCCGAGCCTGATGTGTTGCGCATAGATACCAAATTTGAGGGTGAGGGTGACCGATGGGCATACCCAGTCATGCGTTTCGATAAGCCCGTAGACATGTCCGGCTACGACGCTGTGGCATTCGATCTGGATGTGCCGGTAGAGAGCTACAAGTCGAAGATCAACATCATCTTCGTGCAGCAAGACGGCGCTGCATACGCAGGCACAATCGTGCCCAGCGACCCGGGCAAGCGTCATTTGCTTTTTAAATTTTCTGATCTACAACCATATGGCAAAGAGGGTAAAGCAGTCGATGGACATCTCGAAACGAGTTCGATAGTTGAAGTAAAACTCGGCTGCGACGCAGGCAGGGAATATTTAGTGTTCGACACTTCGAACTTTGATCTGGTAAAATTCGACAAGCCATAATATATGCCTGAAAATGGTAGAATATACCAGGAGAGGTAAGATATTAGCAGGATTGACCGAGGTTTCTTACTTCTAGCCTCATACATCTAATTTCTGATTTGAGGAGTCTGGTATATCAGTTGGATGCAAGCACGATATATGCCATAATTGGGGGCGCTGCTGCTGCAGGCCTTGGCGGCTATATGACATGTGAACAGTTTAACCTGCAGGTGCGGGAACTGGAGTTGGTATTTATGAATCTCCCTTCCGCATTTGACGGCTACCGGATACTGCACATATCAGACCTGCACCTTACCAAGCTTGGCTTGCTGGAAAAACGCACGATGGAGATCATCGGCAGGACCGAGGTCGACACGTGCATGGTTACCGGTGACGTTACATCCAAGCCTCGAGCGTCCG
The DNA window shown above is from bacterium and carries:
- a CDS encoding S41 family peptidase, encoding MKRTRIAQVILIILLLCAAFGMGFIAEDVRASGFNISKLVASLQLLPQKIENAQGSSDNKSDKITLPLIDTYSSVMERLKADYYGDKVDERELTYSAIRGTLHALGDPFTRFMDPDEYKSMREENEGTFTGIGAQLDTNKKGEVYIKEPLPDTPAQRAGVKSNDVINAVDGKSIKGIDIEDVVKLIRGKAGTKVKLTIRRPGRAKMLDIVITRQVVQFQKVRSRMIDEKSGIGYIRLYQFNEKSDEQFDKAMGELEKKHLKGLILDLRGNPGGLLQVAVDIGSRFIESGPVVIIQERGGQRNPLYVEEDKHNHKRYPLVVLVDSSSASASEIVSGAIKDDKAGTLVGVTTFGKGRVQTIMPLQDGSAVAITTAKYLTPNGTDIHKKGITPDVVVEQPDIDTVLKSLPEAEKEDYDPSDPKYDVQLSKAVDVLKVKLGLLPKSTLDKMMNTTAKLNK
- a CDS encoding prepilin-type N-terminal cleavage/methylation domain-containing protein, yielding MRRGFTLIELLVVIAIIAILAAVLYPVFLSAKDQAKLASCSANLKQLGNAYAMYVDEYNGWYPAAARNLATDEELIDPLHQVSSERVCTWDIAISKYVKNYSVFKCPSDTVKRPASTATREILPRTYVVNTQPRSQYNIVKSWKDHKAWWSAAEMKPRPSHYILLFEVAYTGAYNMYGSWSWAEGDSGTGVGTGTHKGGKVMNYLFFDGHVKNMNPKIARSDPHGLWGYLPGLGDDRDDH
- a CDS encoding beta-galactosidase, with the translated sequence MSKVLSCLVLLGLSCVSSPFAFSLSITSDSPGNIFVAGAPVGFTFNDPQGAVSYQLTDYFGKVVTSGTTTADINLSDMPAGWYELKCSDSASEVTTSIGVVLNRGKAALPEDGRICTDAAAAWLIDVGKYKDLARIMRLAGIPWARERFSWTGTEPEKGKFDWNKYQAVADAYASEGIRLYELWHDSPKWSHPASSSIFICPDDLRDVYDYARAASGHFSRQVEAWEIWNEPDIEFWSQLSDRYSGYLKAVYLGLKDGNPKAYVLQGSLLRGVSDFLRGLYDSGTTGYFDIFNWHNYHEPSTYIKTLNDHMDLLGQYCSTDRPIWLTECGIRLDGTEGPKKELLNRDDQHLQCQFIPRNAVMSLAAGTDKSFFFVLPSYLERGIQFGALHPDLTPYPSFVALSAAANILGQSTYKGEYKTGNHEIVAQVFSTRTGNVMVAWSDIKTQMSVPTDKKSILMANIFGQESHISTEKGELNVNVGPDAIYLIDIGKSIEKKLTGNPRPRGRLPKLNPSRVIVMGHSDLPVIKEEDVYKLTSRSAFDYSVEVYNFSEKKAAKGTVELVAPDGWGIENPVRHVTLEPMGRQVLIFQVKPGILSEGRFRIIAHGNFANEKVADCVSSFWFNLAAVKPVASKPLGWNNIPGQWIPLASQNCSLRIDDPKPGLLRINTKFDDDGAEQWAYPTLNFARPVDMSDFDGIAFDLNMLEDSYSSMIRLVLVEPDGTSYMGATKSLGKKHRVVLLFSDMKPFDAKVPDANGHLDLKTISKVKFGCTCGREYLAFEVSNFELVKFD